One genomic region from Branchiostoma lanceolatum isolate klBraLanc5 chromosome 7, klBraLanc5.hap2, whole genome shotgun sequence encodes:
- the LOC136437811 gene encoding protein-glutamine gamma-glutamyltransferase K-like: protein MDLLFDNKFNQKSDKLVIEFQFGNNPLPNKGTLLRLPVGDAIKQGQWSAALEKTEGQNVKVRITSPADAIIGRYIVVVETTSAGKTSRSGKTVVSHFFLLFNPWCKGDQTYLDDAAKLEEYVLNEHGYQYFGHKDNISQRPWIFGQFEPGILEACLLLLDGSGLRDNAKRSAVWVSRAMSKMINSKDDDGVLVGKSSGPYLDGTPPVSWNGSVEILLQWFQERQPVKYGECLSFSGVMTTVLRCLGIPARSITNFESAVDTDASMTFDRYVDDQGRPLPSDDFMWMFHLWNEAWMTRPDLPKGYGGWQAVDATPQQASNGVYQCGPCPVSAVKNGQVYLPFDTRFVFAAVNADIMTFQVYEDPAGDYAPELVKLTVDKGAVGHSISTKKAGCNEREDITKNYKHPEGSDQERVAVREAARYGSYPDAYDDVIKKKDVEFYVNSHAKIKMGEDVLITLYMKNNSKESRKVTAHLTANASYYTGTPAGKIGELEKDVTIKPGGEGFVDMKFTPKEYLDKLVEQAIVKLFVMAHVDTTKQVYVGEHDFRLVSPDLILKAPSEMTVGQQSNVTVEFTNPLDVKLTQAVFRMEGPGLQKPKTIPHPPIGPKKTVTLTEPITPGKAGKKTIVASFTSDKLQQVTGEKEVVVKKPSA from the exons ATGGACCTGCTATTTGACAACAAGTTTAACCAGAAGAGCGACAAGCTGGTGATCGAGTTCCAGTTTG GCAACAACCCACTGCCGAACAAAGGTACCCTGTTACGGCTGCCTGTTGGAGACGCCATCAAGCAAGGCCAGTGGAGCGCCGCCTTGGAGAAGACAGAAGGCCAGAACGTTAAG GTGCGCATCACGTCACCTGCTGACGCCATCATCGGCAGGTATATCGTGGTCGTCGAGACGACGTCAGCTGGCAAGACGTCCCGCAGCGGAAAGACCGTCGTTAGCcacttcttcctcctcttcaaCCCGTGGTGCAAAG GCGACCAGACGTACCTGGATGATGCCGCCAAGCTGGAGGAGTACGTGCTGAATGAGCATGGGTACCAGTACTTTGGACACAAGGACAACATTAGCCAGCGGCCGTGGATCTTCGGACAG TTTGAGCCTGGGATCCTTGAGGCGTGTCTACTGCTGTTAGACGGGTCAGGACTCAGAGATAATGCGAAGAGGAGCGCGGTGTGGGTCAGCAGGGCCATGTCGAAAATG ATCAACAGCAAGGACGACGACGGGGTCTTGGTAGGGAAATCGTCTGGACCCTATCTCGATGGGACACCTCCCGTTAGCTGGAACGGCAGTGTGGAGATTCTTCTGCAGTGGTTCCAAGAGCGCCAGCCGGTGAAGTACGGAGAGTGCTTGTCATTCTCTGGTGTTATGACTACAG TGCTCCGCTGTTTAGGCATCCCAGCCCGGAGCATCACCAATTTCGAGTCGGCAGTCGACACGGACGCGTCCATGACTTTCGACAGATACGTGGACGACCAAGGCAGGCCCCTACCTTCGGACGACTTTATGTG GATGTTCCACCTGTGGAACGAGGCGTGGATGACCCGGCCTGACCTACCCAAGGGGTACGGGGGCTGGCAGGCGGTGGACGCTACGCCACAACAAGCAAGCAATG GGGTGTACCAGTGCGGCCCTTGCCCCGTGTCTGCAGTGAAGAACGGACAGGTGTACCTGCCGTTTGACACTAGGTTCGTGTTTGCCGCTGTGAACGCTGACATCATGACCTTCCAG GTTTATGAAGATCCGGCTGGTGACTATGCGCCAGAGCTGGTAAAGCTAACTGTGGACAAGGGCGCTGTCGGACACAGCATCAGCACCAAAAAAGCGGGCTGTAACGAAAGGGAAGACATCACTAAGAactacaaacatccggaag GTTCCGACCAGGAGCGGGTTGCTGTCCGCGAGGCCGCCAGGTACGGCAGCTACCCTGATGCCTATGACGACGTCATTAAGAAGAAAGACGTGGAGTTTTATGTCAACAGCCATGCAAAG ATCAAAATGGGAGAAGACGTCCTAATCACCCTGTACATGAAGAACAACAGTAAGGAATCTCGAAAAGTCACAGCTCACCTGACCGCCAATGCCTCGTACTACACTGGCACACCGGCTGGGAAAATAGGAGAGTTGGAGAAGGACGTCACCATTAAACCCGGTGGAG AGGGATTTGTGGACATGAAGTTCACACCGAAGGAGTACTTGGACAAGCTGGTTGAGCAGGCCATCGTCAAGCTGTTCGTCATGGCTCACGTGGACACCACCAAGCAGGTGTATGTAGGTGAACACGACTTCCGTCTCGTCAGCCCTGATCTCATCTTGAAG GCGCCATCTGAGATGACAGTGGGCCAACAGTCCAACGTGACAGTGGAGTTCACCAACCCGTTAGACGTGAAGCTGACGCAGGCAGTGTTCCGTATGGAGGGTCCCGGACTGCAGAAACCCAAGACCATTCCTCATCC TCCCATCGGGCCCAAGAAGACAGTGACTCTGACCGAGCCTATCACTCCCGGGAAGGCCGGAAAGAAGACCATCGTGGCCTCCTTCACCTCCGACAAGCTGCAGCAGGTCACCGGGGAAAAGGAGGTCGTGGTGAAGAAGCCCTCTGCCTAG
- the LOC136437807 gene encoding protein-glutamine gamma-glutamyltransferase K-like codes for MPRGQKGGSTTRLLVEKPQSESTDDAATNPADRPLRVKGITFLKDENGPAHHTDEFVENCVVRRGQPFSVDLLFNKEYQKNDKLTIELQSGPNPLPNKGTLLRLPVGDTVKEGQWGAAVEKADGENVKVRITSPSDAIIGRYIVIVETSSAGKKFRSGKNMISYFVLLFNPWCKGDQTYLDDDTKLEEYVLNEHGYQYFGHKSNISQRPWIFGQFEPGILEVCLLLLDRSGLRDNAKRSAVWVSRAMSKMVNSDDDDGVLVGKSSGPYLDGTPPVSWNGSVEILLQWFQERQPVKYGECLSFSGVMTTVLRCLGIPARSITNFESAVDTDASMTFDRYVDDQGVPLPSEDFMWMFHLWNEAWMTRPDLSEGYGGWQAVDATPQQARNGVYQCGPCPVSAVKNGQVYLPFDTRFVFAAVNADIMTFQIFEDPESVYQYVEKRSVLKSAVGWNISTKKVGCNEREDITENYKHPEGSDQERVAVREAAKYGSYPDAYDDVIKKEDVEFYVNSHAKIKMGEDIQITLYMKNNSKESRKVTAHLTANASYYTGTPAGKIGELEKDVTIKPGGEEFVDMKFTPKEYLDKLVEQAIVKLFVMAHVDTTKQVYVGEHDFRLVSPDLILKAPSEMTVCKQSNVTVEFTNPLDVKLTQAVFRMEGPGLQKPKTIPHPPIGPGKTVTLTEPITPGKAGKKTIVASFTSDKLQQVTGEKEVVVK; via the exons ATGCCTCGTGGACAGAAGGGCGGCTCGACAACCCGGCTTCTAGTAGAGAAGCCTCAGTCAGAATCGACCGACGATGCTGCAACTAATC CTGCTGATCGTCCACTGCGCGTGAAAGGAATCACCTTCCTGAAGGACGAGAATGGACCTGCGCACCACACGGACGAGTTTGTGGAGAACTGCGTCGTTAGGCGTGGCCAGCCTTTCTCCGTGGACCTGCTGTTTAACAAGGAGTACCAGAAGAACGACAAGCTGACGATCGAGCTCCAGTCTG GCCCCAACCCGCTGCCGAACAAAGGTACCCTGTTACGTCTGCCTGTTGGAGACACCGTGAAGGAAGGCCAGTGGGGCGCCGCTGTGGAGAAGGCAGATGGCGAGAACGTCAAG GTGCGCATCACGTCACCTTCTGACGCCATCATCGGCAGGTATATTGTGATTGTCGAGACATCATCAGCTGGCAAGAAGTTCCGCAGTGGAAAGAACATGATTAGCTACTTCGTCCTCCTCTTCAACCCGTGGTGCAAAG GCGATCAGACGTACCTGGATGACGACACCAAGCTGGAGGAGTACGTGCTGAATGAGCATGGGTACCAGTACTTCGGACACAAGAGCAACATTAGCCAGCGGCCGTGGATCTTCGGACAG TTTGAGCCGGGGATCCTCGAGGTGTGTCTACTGCTGTTAGACAGGTCAGGACTCAGAGATAATGCAAAGAGGAGCGCGGTGTGGGTCAGCAGGGCCATGTCGAAAATG GTTAACAGCGACGACGACGACGGGGTCTTGGTAGGGAAATCGTCTGGACCCTATCTCGATGGGACACCTCCCGTTAGCTGGAACGGCAGTGTGGAGATTCTTCTGCAGTGGTTCCAAGAGCGCCAGCCGGTGAAGTACGGAGAATGCTTGTCATTCTCTGGTGTTATGACTACAG TGCTTCGCTGTTTGGGCATTCCAGCCCGGAGCATCACCAATTTCGAGTCGGCAGTTGACACGGACGCGTCCATGACATTCGACAGATACGTGGACGATCAAGGCGTCCCCCTACCCTCGGAAGACTTTATGTG GATGTTCCACCTGTGGAACGAGGCGTGGATGACCCGGCCTGACCTATCCGAGGGGTACGGGGGCTGGCAGGCGGTGGACGCTACGCCGCAACAAGCAAGAAATG GGGTGTACCAGTGCGGCCCTTGCCCCGTGTCTGCAGTGAAGAACGGACAGGTGTACCTGCCGTTTGACACTAGGTTCGTGTTTGCCGCTGTGAACGCTGACATCATGACCTTCCAG ATTTTTGAAGATCCGGAAAGTGTATACCAGTACGTTGAGAAGCGAAGTGTGCTCAAGAGCGCTGTCGGATGGAACATCAGCACCAAGAAAGTGGGCTGTAACGAAAGGGAAGACATCACTGAGAACTACAAACATCCCGAAG GTTCCGACCAGGAGCGGGTTGCTGTCCGCGAGGCCGCCAAGTATGGCAGCTACCCTGATGCCTATGACGACGTCATTAAGAAGGAAGACGTGGAGTTTTATGTCAACAGTCATGCAAAG ATCAAAATGGGGGAAGACATCCAAATCACCCTGTACATGAAGAACAACAGTAAGGAATCTCGAAAAGTCACAGCTCACCTGACCGCCAATGCCTCGTACTACACCGGCACACCGGCTGGGAAAATCGGAGAGTTGGAGAAGGACGTCACCATTAAACCCGGTGGAG AGGAATTTGTGGACATGAAGTTCACACCGAAGGAGTACTTGGACAAGCTGGTTGAGCAGGCCATCGTCAAGCTGTTCGTCATGGCTCACGTGGACACCACCAAGCAGGTGTACGTAGGTGAACACGACTTCCGTCTCGTCAGCCCCGATCTCATCTTGAAG GCGCCATCTGAGATGACGGTGTGCAAACAGTCCAACGTGACAGTGGAGTTCACCAACCCGTTAGACGTGAAGCTGACGCAGGCAGTGTTCCGTATGGAGGGCCCCGGACTGCAGAAGCCCAAGACCATTCCTCATCC TCCCATCGGACCCGGGAAGACAGTGACTCTGACCGAGCCTATCACTCCCGGGAAGGCCGGGAAGAAGACCATCGTGGCCTCCTTCACCTCCGACAAACTGCAGCAGGTCACCGGGGAAAAGGAAGTCGTGGTGAAGTAG